One region of Salinibacterium sp. TMP30 genomic DNA includes:
- a CDS encoding NADP-dependent isocitrate dehydrogenase, producing MSKIKVEGTVVELDGDEMTRIIWHRIKETLIHPYVDVNLEYYDLGIESRDATDDQITIDAAHAIQKHGVGVKCATITPDEARVEEFGLKKMWRSPNGTIRNILGGVIFREPIIISNIPRLVPGWNKPIIIGRHAFGDQYRATDFRFKGKGKLTVEFAPEDGSEPMKFEVYDAPGDGIAQVQYNLDDSIVDFARASLNYGLTRNYPVYLSTKNTILKAYDGRFKDIFEEIFQAEFKDKFDAAGLTYEHRLIDDMVASAMKWEGGYVWACKNYDGDVQSDTVAQGFGSLGLMTSVLATPDGKVVEAEAAHGTVTRHYRQHQQGKPTSTNPIASIYAWTRGLAHRGVLDSNQELIDFASTLEDVVITSVEAGHMTKDLALLVGPDQKWETTEEFLDTLDKNLAARLA from the coding sequence TTGTCCAAGATCAAGGTAGAAGGCACCGTCGTCGAACTCGACGGCGACGAAATGACGCGCATTATTTGGCACCGGATCAAGGAAACCCTGATTCACCCCTACGTCGACGTCAACCTCGAGTACTACGACCTCGGCATCGAAAGCCGCGACGCAACCGACGACCAGATCACCATCGACGCAGCCCACGCCATCCAAAAGCACGGTGTTGGAGTGAAGTGTGCAACGATCACGCCCGATGAGGCCCGCGTTGAAGAGTTCGGTCTCAAGAAAATGTGGCGCAGTCCCAACGGCACGATCCGCAACATTCTTGGTGGTGTTATTTTCCGCGAGCCCATCATCATCTCCAACATTCCGCGGTTGGTGCCGGGCTGGAATAAGCCGATCATCATCGGCCGTCACGCTTTCGGTGACCAGTACCGTGCCACCGACTTCCGGTTCAAGGGCAAGGGAAAGCTGACAGTAGAGTTTGCACCCGAAGATGGTTCAGAGCCGATGAAGTTTGAGGTGTACGACGCCCCCGGCGACGGCATCGCCCAGGTGCAGTACAACCTCGATGACTCAATCGTCGACTTCGCTCGCGCCAGCCTCAACTATGGCCTCACCCGCAACTATCCCGTGTACCTCTCGACGAAGAACACGATCCTCAAGGCCTACGACGGACGCTTTAAGGACATTTTCGAAGAGATCTTCCAGGCCGAGTTCAAAGACAAGTTCGACGCTGCTGGGCTCACCTATGAGCACCGCCTCATTGACGACATGGTCGCATCCGCCATGAAGTGGGAGGGCGGCTACGTCTGGGCCTGCAAAAACTATGACGGCGATGTGCAGTCCGACACCGTCGCTCAGGGCTTCGGTTCACTCGGCCTCATGACCTCCGTACTGGCAACACCAGATGGAAAGGTCGTCGAAGCGGAGGCAGCTCACGGCACCGTGACGCGTCACTACCGCCAGCACCAGCAGGGTAAGCCCACCTCCACAAACCCGATCGCCTCGATCTACGCGTGGACCCGTGGACTGGCCCACCGTGGCGTGCTCGACAGCAACCAGGAACTCATCGACTTTGCTTCAACCCTCGAAGATGTTGTCATCACGAGTGTTGAAGCGGGCCATATGACGAAGGACCTGGCGCTGCTCGTCGGGCCGGATCAGAAGTGGGAAACCACCGAAGAGTTCCTCGACACCCTCGACAAGAACCTCGCGGCGCGTCTGGCCTAA
- a CDS encoding GNAT family N-acetyltransferase, with amino-acid sequence MAELRLEELSANTIVAANNLSLRRGQEQFVTPPSYAIADAFIDPLTSWPRVVLDGDKVVGFIRGNFDPNASQEEFRSCIWRVSVSGDAQGEGVGRFAVKALAEEARSRGFDRITAIWEEGDDGPGKFFLRVGFTVVGETQYGEKLGEYTL; translated from the coding sequence ATGGCTGAGCTACGACTTGAAGAATTATCGGCAAACACCATTGTTGCCGCGAACAACCTCTCGCTGCGGCGCGGCCAAGAGCAGTTCGTTACGCCACCGTCTTATGCGATCGCCGACGCGTTCATCGACCCTCTAACGTCGTGGCCACGTGTCGTACTCGACGGCGACAAGGTTGTTGGTTTCATCCGCGGCAATTTTGATCCCAACGCTTCGCAAGAAGAATTCCGCAGCTGCATCTGGCGTGTGAGCGTCTCCGGTGACGCTCAGGGTGAGGGCGTTGGCCGCTTTGCTGTGAAGGCTCTCGCCGAAGAGGCCCGCAGTCGCGGCTTCGACCGAATTACCGCGATCTGGGAAGAGGGCGACGACGGCCCCGGAAAATTCTTCCTGAGAGTCGGTTTCACGGTTGTTGGGGAGACCCAGTACGGCGAGAAGCTCGGCGAATACACCCTCTAG
- a CDS encoding MGMT family protein — MSASTTFVNAANDDFVSRVLAVVEAIPPGHVMTYGDVAATIGLRAARAVGTVMARYGSDVTWWRVIRSGGHPPIAHEDRALKHYETESTPLKWMPDGSYRVNLRLARFRP; from the coding sequence GTGAGTGCAAGCACCACCTTCGTGAACGCAGCTAACGACGACTTCGTCAGCCGCGTGCTTGCCGTGGTCGAAGCGATTCCGCCCGGTCACGTGATGACCTACGGCGATGTCGCCGCAACCATCGGCTTACGCGCAGCACGAGCCGTCGGGACTGTCATGGCCCGCTACGGCTCAGACGTGACGTGGTGGCGCGTGATTCGCTCGGGCGGGCATCCACCCATCGCTCACGAAGACCGCGCCCTCAAACACTACGAAACAGAATCAACACCCCTGAAATGGATGCCCGACGGCAGCTATCGCGTGAACCTCCGTCTCGCGCGCTTTCGCCCCTAG
- a CDS encoding ABC transporter ATP-binding protein — protein MSVMGTSGEERSDYTKDESRQIRQRSLRLLGSLIAPLRARVILTMVVVVVSTAAQVAGPALIAFGIDRALPALVDGDGLPLILTVAAYLLTGIAGATMIAWYTVLSARVSQAILFDLRKRVFLHTQRLSLEFHESYTSGRIIARQTSDLDAIRELLDSGINQLVQGALYMVFIAIAMFSLDWVSGLVLFCSLVPLAFLTRWFQLRSQLHFRETRTASAKLIVQFVETMTGIRAVKAFRKEERNREHFGGLVENYRDANARVIRLFGIFDPGLVLIGNVALAMILLVGGLRVSTGELAIGALLGALLYARQFFAPAQEMAMFYNSYQSAAAALEKISGVLEERPSVADPTTPIDLRKASGTVKFDGVEFAYNSDKVILPKFDLELPAGQTVAMVGTTGAGKSTLAKLISRFYDPSQGTVSLDGVDLRKLHPKDLRRAIVMVTQEAYLFSGNVADNIALGKPDATREEIIKAAKAVGAHEFIEALPNGYDTDVNKRGGRVSAGQRQLLSFARAFIADPVVLILDEATASLDIPSERLVQAGLQTLLSDRTAIIIAHRLSTVAIADRVLVMEHGRVIEDGTPQELISGTGKFAQLHAAWRDSLV, from the coding sequence ATGAGCGTAATGGGAACCTCTGGCGAGGAACGCAGCGACTACACGAAGGATGAGAGCCGCCAGATTCGGCAGCGCTCGCTGCGCTTGCTCGGATCGCTTATCGCGCCGCTACGCGCCCGTGTGATTCTCACGATGGTCGTCGTAGTCGTCAGTACCGCAGCGCAGGTCGCGGGTCCCGCCCTGATTGCGTTTGGCATCGACCGGGCACTTCCGGCTCTTGTGGATGGTGATGGCCTGCCGTTGATCCTCACTGTTGCCGCCTACCTGCTCACCGGTATTGCCGGCGCAACGATGATCGCCTGGTATACCGTGCTGAGCGCGCGCGTGAGTCAAGCAATTCTCTTTGACCTGCGCAAGCGTGTGTTCTTGCACACTCAACGGTTGAGCCTCGAGTTCCACGAGAGCTACACCTCAGGGCGCATCATCGCGCGTCAAACCAGCGACCTCGATGCCATCCGTGAACTGCTCGACTCGGGCATCAACCAGCTCGTTCAGGGCGCGCTTTACATGGTGTTTATCGCCATCGCGATGTTCTCCCTCGACTGGGTGAGCGGTCTTGTGCTGTTCTGCTCGCTTGTTCCGCTGGCATTCCTGACCCGCTGGTTCCAACTGCGTTCGCAACTGCACTTCCGCGAAACGCGCACGGCCTCGGCCAAGCTGATCGTGCAATTTGTGGAGACCATGACCGGTATTCGTGCGGTGAAGGCGTTCCGCAAAGAGGAGCGCAACCGCGAACACTTTGGTGGGCTGGTTGAGAACTATCGGGATGCCAACGCACGCGTCATCCGGCTGTTCGGAATCTTTGACCCTGGCCTCGTTCTCATCGGAAACGTTGCTTTGGCAATGATTTTGCTCGTGGGTGGCCTGCGCGTCTCTACTGGCGAGCTCGCGATTGGCGCACTCTTGGGGGCACTGCTCTATGCGCGACAGTTCTTCGCGCCCGCGCAAGAGATGGCGATGTTTTATAACTCGTACCAGTCGGCTGCTGCTGCGCTTGAGAAGATTTCTGGCGTGCTGGAAGAGCGGCCGAGTGTTGCCGACCCCACGACTCCGATCGACCTGCGCAAGGCTAGCGGAACCGTGAAGTTCGACGGCGTTGAGTTTGCCTACAACTCCGACAAAGTGATTCTGCCGAAGTTCGACCTTGAGTTGCCTGCCGGGCAAACGGTGGCGATGGTCGGCACGACGGGTGCCGGAAAGTCAACGCTTGCCAAGCTCATTTCGCGGTTCTACGATCCCAGCCAGGGCACGGTCTCGCTTGACGGCGTCGACCTGCGCAAGCTGCATCCCAAGGATCTACGCCGTGCGATTGTCATGGTCACTCAGGAGGCCTATCTCTTTTCGGGCAACGTGGCAGACAACATCGCGCTCGGAAAGCCGGATGCGACTCGCGAGGAGATCATCAAGGCCGCGAAAGCGGTCGGGGCGCACGAGTTCATCGAAGCGTTGCCCAACGGCTACGACACCGATGTGAACAAGCGCGGTGGGCGAGTGAGTGCTGGACAGCGGCAACTGCTGTCGTTTGCGCGGGCATTCATTGCTGATCCCGTGGTGCTGATTCTGGATGAGGCAACCGCTTCGCTCGATATTCCGAGTGAACGTCTTGTGCAGGCTGGCCTTCAAACGCTGCTCTCCGATCGCACCGCCATCATCATCGCGCACCGCTTGTCGACGGTCGCGATTGCTGACCGCGTTCTCGTTATGGAACATGGGCGCGTGATCGAAGACGGCACCCCGCAGGAGCTCATCTCGGGCACGGGAAAGTTCGCGCAATTGCACGCAGCCTGGCGCGACTCGCTCGTCTAG
- a CDS encoding ABC transporter ATP-binding protein: MPHIYLGMTAALAAGIVALLIPQVLRSLVDGPLQSGDSSQIWPAFFIVLGLGIVEAIMIALRRYFVLTPGTHVEARMRNTLYMTLQHLPVSFHDRWPSGQLLSRAVSDLNLIRRWLSFGLVLLVVNVLTIVIGLIFLVNISWVLGIIFILSSIPLWIYGYVFEKKYSVVARRSQDQTGDLATAVEEAVHGIRVLKAFGRGKHALAGFSVRAEGLRGTEIEKAQAVAGIWLWLLLVPDVTFALGLLGGVWLVVEGNISAGDLVAFFATATVLRFPVESIGFLLSMTFDTRTAADRFFEVMDSENPITDPENPKTITESEGRLEFTNVHFRYPDSPANVPDLINGVNLRIEPGETMALVGLTGSGKSTLTALTTRLYDVTEGSISVDGVDIRDLTLLELRRHLAMAFEDATLFSSSVRENVLMGRPDSTEDELREALSIAQADFVYDLPAGLDTLVGEEGLSLSGGQRQRLALARAVAAQPAVLVLDDPLSALDVDTEALVEAALRKILSSTTGLIVAHRPSTVMLADRVALLEDGKVTAVGPHSDLLASSSHYRYVISSLEEEEQGVSS, from the coding sequence ATGCCGCATATTTACCTGGGCATGACTGCGGCGCTTGCGGCGGGTATTGTGGCGCTCTTGATTCCCCAGGTGCTGCGTTCCCTCGTTGATGGACCTCTGCAGTCGGGTGACTCGAGCCAGATCTGGCCGGCCTTCTTCATCGTGTTGGGGCTGGGAATTGTCGAGGCGATCATGATCGCGTTGCGACGCTACTTTGTGCTCACCCCCGGAACTCACGTTGAAGCCCGAATGCGCAACACCCTGTACATGACCCTGCAGCACCTGCCGGTCAGTTTCCACGACCGGTGGCCGAGTGGCCAACTACTCTCGCGTGCTGTCAGTGATCTGAACCTGATTCGCCGGTGGTTGTCATTCGGTCTCGTGTTGCTCGTCGTCAACGTGCTCACGATCGTCATTGGACTCATATTCCTCGTGAACATCTCCTGGGTTCTCGGGATCATTTTCATCCTCAGCTCCATTCCGCTGTGGATCTACGGCTACGTATTCGAAAAGAAGTACTCGGTCGTGGCCCGCCGAAGTCAAGACCAGACCGGTGACCTCGCAACCGCGGTTGAAGAAGCCGTTCACGGCATCCGCGTTTTGAAGGCGTTTGGTCGGGGAAAGCACGCGCTCGCCGGATTCTCGGTACGGGCAGAGGGCCTCCGGGGAACAGAGATCGAGAAAGCTCAAGCCGTTGCTGGAATCTGGCTGTGGCTGCTGTTGGTGCCCGATGTCACGTTTGCGCTCGGTCTGCTTGGTGGAGTCTGGCTTGTCGTTGAAGGCAACATTTCTGCTGGAGATCTGGTGGCGTTCTTCGCGACAGCAACGGTGCTGCGTTTCCCAGTTGAATCGATCGGCTTCTTGTTGTCGATGACCTTCGACACCCGCACTGCGGCCGACCGTTTCTTTGAAGTGATGGATTCCGAGAACCCCATTACTGACCCAGAGAACCCGAAGACGATCACGGAGAGCGAGGGTCGCCTTGAGTTCACCAACGTGCACTTCCGCTACCCCGATTCTCCGGCGAATGTTCCCGACCTCATCAATGGCGTCAACCTGCGCATTGAGCCGGGGGAGACGATGGCACTGGTCGGGCTGACAGGTTCAGGAAAATCGACGCTCACTGCGCTGACGACTCGCCTCTACGACGTCACCGAGGGGTCGATCAGCGTCGACGGAGTCGACATCCGGGATCTCACTCTGCTAGAGCTTCGGCGACATTTAGCGATGGCATTCGAGGATGCGACGCTGTTCTCGTCGAGTGTGCGCGAAAACGTACTCATGGGTCGCCCCGATTCGACAGAAGATGAACTGCGTGAAGCGCTCAGTATCGCCCAGGCCGACTTTGTGTACGACCTACCCGCAGGCCTCGACACTCTCGTTGGGGAAGAAGGATTAAGCCTTTCCGGTGGTCAGCGCCAACGTTTGGCGCTAGCTCGGGCTGTGGCTGCACAGCCCGCGGTGCTGGTGCTCGATGACCCTCTGTCGGCGCTCGACGTTGATACCGAAGCACTCGTTGAAGCAGCACTACGCAAAATTCTGAGCTCAACCACGGGACTCATCGTGGCTCACCGTCCCTCGACCGTGATGCTTGCTGACCGGGTTGCTCTTCTCGAAGATGGCAAGGTCACCGCGGTCGGACCGCATTCCGATCTGCTCGCAAGCAGCAGCCACTATCGCTACGTCATATCCAGTCTCGAAGAGGAAGAACAGGGGGTCAGCTCATGA
- the ddaH gene encoding dimethylargininase: MISVGRRLAAAFSSGIAVAGTVYLATGLAFFTANGAAAENLPAIAEYFLPMAAVLFVLYSLVAALEIHRYWFTATVVGLVLGVVSAVAGTALGIVATGAELNAEAFTFILATLLGTNLIFVVVTTIAAITVGRRVWNAVVAGAVQPTRLVALVRPPSSRLGEGELTHLDRVAVDAGLADAQWDGYVAALRDNGFETIEVAAADELADSVFIEDTVVIFGDVAVLTSPGAESRRAEVEAVRASVSSLGLELHEITQPGTLDGGDVLKVGSTVYVGRGGRTNAEGIRQLRAIVSPLGYSLIAVPVEKVLHLKSGVTALPDGTVIGFAELVDNVDLYDRFLAVPEAEGAAVVVLSDDAVLMSSSAPKTAALIENLGYRVVTVDVSEFEKMEGCVTCLSVRIR; encoded by the coding sequence ATGATTAGTGTGGGTCGGCGTTTAGCCGCAGCGTTTAGTTCTGGAATTGCCGTCGCAGGAACCGTCTATCTGGCAACAGGTTTGGCGTTCTTTACGGCAAATGGCGCAGCAGCAGAGAATCTGCCGGCGATTGCTGAGTACTTCTTGCCGATGGCCGCAGTGCTTTTCGTGCTGTATTCGCTTGTGGCTGCGTTGGAGATTCACCGCTACTGGTTCACGGCAACGGTTGTCGGCCTTGTGCTCGGCGTTGTTTCGGCCGTGGCGGGCACAGCGTTGGGAATTGTTGCGACGGGCGCTGAACTAAATGCTGAAGCGTTTACGTTCATCCTCGCGACACTTCTGGGTACCAACCTGATCTTTGTTGTCGTTACCACCATTGCAGCGATCACTGTGGGTCGCCGAGTGTGGAATGCGGTCGTCGCTGGTGCGGTCCAGCCCACGCGACTAGTCGCCCTAGTTCGCCCACCGTCGTCTCGTTTGGGTGAGGGTGAGCTCACTCACCTTGACCGTGTTGCCGTGGATGCTGGCCTCGCCGACGCGCAGTGGGACGGCTACGTCGCAGCACTGCGTGATAACGGTTTTGAGACCATCGAGGTTGCTGCAGCCGACGAGCTTGCTGATTCGGTGTTCATCGAAGACACCGTAGTCATTTTTGGTGACGTTGCCGTGCTGACGAGCCCCGGCGCCGAGAGCCGCAGGGCTGAAGTCGAGGCTGTTCGCGCGAGCGTGTCATCTCTCGGGCTTGAACTTCACGAAATCACTCAGCCAGGCACGCTCGACGGCGGTGATGTGCTCAAGGTTGGTTCTACCGTGTACGTCGGCCGTGGCGGGCGCACGAATGCTGAGGGTATCCGTCAACTGCGTGCCATCGTTTCTCCGCTTGGTTATTCACTGATCGCGGTTCCCGTCGAGAAGGTTTTGCATCTTAAAAGTGGCGTGACCGCGCTGCCCGACGGAACTGTTATTGGTTTCGCCGAGCTAGTCGACAACGTTGACCTTTACGACCGATTCTTGGCCGTGCCCGAAGCCGAAGGCGCCGCTGTCGTGGTGTTGTCGGATGATGCTGTGCTCATGTCATCGTCTGCACCGAAGACTGCGGCACTCATCGAAAACCTCGGGTATCGCGTTGTCACGGTTGACGTGTCTGAGTTTGAGAAGATGGAAGGCTGCGTCACGTGCCTTTCGGTGCGCATTCGCTGA
- the purH gene encoding bifunctional phosphoribosylaminoimidazolecarboxamide formyltransferase/IMP cyclohydrolase: protein MSGPSHNPADFRERDIVPISRALISVSDKSGLLELAGALVAAGVELVSTGSTAKTIAAAGYDVTEVSSVTGFPESLDGRVKTLHPAVHAGILADLRLESHETQLAELGIEAFDLVVVNLYPFVETVASGAAPADIVEQIDIGGPAMVRASAKNHANVAIVTSPESYADIIVAATGDGTTFAQRYALASQAFAHTAAYDTAVSQWFMTGALLGDSDAAASAPASPPHIDVAADQLAVLRYGENSHQQAGLYGVAGSAGIAQATQLGGKEMSYNNYVDADAALRAAYDHETPAVAVIKHANPCGIATAATIAEAHGAAHACDPISAYGGVIAANGIITKAAAESISPIFTEVVVAPGFEPEALEILQAKKNLRLLQLPDGYAREGSELRQISGGMLVQQLDNHFAPASTWTLAAGDAADAETLADLEFAWRAVRAVKSNAILLAHGGASVGVGMGQVNRVDSCQLAISRAGDRAAGSVAASDAFFPFADGLQLLLDAGVRAVVQPGGSIRDEEVIAAAIEAGVTMYFTGERHFFH, encoded by the coding sequence ATGAGCGGCCCAAGCCATAACCCTGCTGACTTTCGCGAACGCGATATTGTGCCTATCTCGCGAGCCCTCATTTCGGTAAGCGACAAGTCAGGGCTCCTCGAACTTGCTGGCGCGCTCGTCGCAGCCGGAGTCGAGCTAGTTTCGACCGGTTCGACCGCAAAGACGATTGCGGCTGCAGGTTACGACGTTACCGAGGTGTCGAGTGTCACTGGCTTCCCCGAGTCCCTTGACGGTCGCGTTAAAACTCTGCACCCTGCGGTGCACGCGGGAATCCTGGCCGACCTTCGCCTTGAGTCGCATGAAACGCAGTTGGCCGAGCTCGGTATCGAAGCCTTCGACCTTGTTGTCGTAAACCTGTACCCCTTTGTTGAGACCGTTGCCTCGGGTGCTGCCCCCGCCGACATCGTTGAGCAGATCGACATTGGTGGTCCGGCGATGGTTCGCGCGTCAGCCAAAAACCATGCCAATGTTGCGATCGTCACCAGCCCAGAGAGTTATGCAGACATCATCGTTGCGGCTACCGGAGACGGAACGACGTTCGCACAGCGTTATGCCCTGGCATCGCAGGCGTTCGCCCATACCGCCGCCTACGACACCGCCGTTTCGCAGTGGTTCATGACCGGGGCCCTTCTGGGCGATTCGGATGCCGCGGCATCCGCCCCCGCCTCCCCCCCGCACATTGACGTCGCGGCTGACCAGCTCGCGGTGTTGCGCTATGGCGAAAACTCGCACCAGCAGGCAGGGCTCTACGGAGTAGCCGGCTCGGCCGGGATCGCTCAAGCCACCCAGCTCGGTGGCAAAGAGATGTCTTACAACAACTACGTGGATGCCGATGCCGCCCTGCGCGCCGCCTACGACCATGAGACTCCCGCCGTTGCGGTCATCAAGCACGCTAATCCGTGCGGAATCGCCACCGCGGCCACGATCGCCGAAGCTCATGGTGCGGCGCACGCGTGCGACCCGATCTCGGCGTATGGCGGAGTGATTGCTGCCAACGGCATCATCACTAAGGCTGCCGCTGAGTCCATTTCGCCAATCTTTACCGAGGTTGTTGTTGCCCCCGGCTTTGAGCCAGAAGCGCTCGAGATTTTGCAGGCCAAGAAGAATTTGCGTCTGCTGCAGTTGCCAGACGGTTATGCGCGTGAGGGTAGTGAGCTTCGCCAGATTTCGGGCGGCATGCTCGTACAGCAGCTCGATAATCACTTTGCGCCGGCTTCCACCTGGACGCTAGCGGCGGGCGACGCCGCAGATGCTGAGACTCTTGCGGACCTCGAGTTTGCGTGGCGAGCAGTGCGCGCGGTGAAGTCGAATGCTATTTTGCTGGCTCACGGCGGAGCATCCGTCGGTGTTGGTATGGGGCAGGTCAATCGGGTCGACTCCTGCCAGTTGGCGATTTCGCGTGCTGGTGACCGTGCGGCCGGCTCGGTTGCGGCGAGTGACGCCTTCTTCCCGTTCGCCGATGGCTTGCAGTTGTTGCTCGATGCTGGTGTTCGCGCGGTCGTTCAGCCGGGGGGATCCATTCGCGACGAAGAAGTGATCGCTGCGGCTATTGAAGCGGGAGTCACGATGTATTTCACGGGTGAGCGTCACTTCTTCCACTAA
- the purN gene encoding phosphoribosylglycinamide formyltransferase has product MLTLVVLISGGGSNLAALLEAAESADFPARVLAVGADRVADGLDHAEHYGIPTFSVAMSNFASREEWGDELLEQIHVWNADLVVLSGFMKLLPPRVVEALSPNIINTHPAYLPEFPGAHAVRDALAAGVAETGASVIKVDNGVDSGPIIVQERVAIKPGDTEEHLHARIKPVERRLLVQTIEDIATNRINLKEL; this is encoded by the coding sequence GTGCTCACACTCGTTGTCTTGATTTCAGGGGGCGGGTCTAACCTCGCCGCCCTACTCGAAGCGGCAGAGAGCGCCGACTTCCCTGCGCGCGTTCTCGCGGTCGGTGCCGACCGCGTTGCTGACGGGCTTGATCATGCCGAGCATTACGGCATCCCCACGTTTTCGGTTGCTATGTCTAACTTCGCTAGTCGTGAGGAGTGGGGCGATGAACTGCTTGAGCAGATTCACGTGTGGAATGCCGACCTTGTGGTGCTGAGCGGTTTCATGAAGTTGCTGCCGCCGCGCGTGGTCGAAGCGCTGTCGCCGAACATCATCAACACGCATCCGGCGTACCTTCCAGAGTTTCCCGGTGCGCACGCGGTGCGGGATGCTCTCGCCGCTGGCGTAGCCGAGACAGGTGCGAGCGTTATCAAGGTCGACAATGGTGTCGATAGCGGGCCGATCATCGTGCAGGAGCGCGTAGCGATCAAACCCGGAGATACCGAAGAACATTTGCACGCACGCATCAAGCCGGTCGAGCGTCGGCTGCTTGTGCAAACGATCGAAGACATCGCCACCAATCGCATCAATCTAAAGGAACTCTGA
- a CDS encoding DUF6350 family protein: MNRQLTLLFAAFEALLVVAIGIAIPLVPLTLLWGIHYGLAIDWTVFWRAAVDIWLVGHGVDITVVLDPTVSKSLGFAAASTPVTITMALLGFALLTVLLGVRAGRRVAETSHALLGTFASLATFGAASLVVTLSALHPVAHPSLWQGTLLPTVVFAVGLLIGSQVVNTRSRAVGPVRRWVLGWPAQVRTIVATSLRGGAIAAAGLLTVASIATMLAIITSYAEIIRLYEALHTEVLGGIAVTLGQIALLPNIIVWAASWLVGPGFAIGTGSTVSPLATSLGPIPAIPVLGALPTGDFAFGFAGLLAPVLVGFLVAAVLGPRIAGELRRRELAIVAVGIGLTAATIIGLLVWASAGSAGPGRLNDVGPQPWVVTLWAFVEFSVAAGLGLLTSARPERADDGFMQR; encoded by the coding sequence ATGAATCGCCAGCTCACCCTCCTCTTCGCCGCCTTTGAGGCTCTCTTGGTGGTCGCTATCGGTATCGCAATACCGCTGGTTCCGCTCACGCTCTTGTGGGGCATCCACTACGGTCTTGCGATCGATTGGACTGTGTTCTGGCGTGCGGCTGTCGACATTTGGTTGGTCGGCCATGGCGTCGATATCACGGTGGTTCTGGATCCGACTGTTTCGAAGTCGTTGGGATTTGCTGCGGCGAGCACCCCGGTGACGATCACCATGGCACTGCTTGGCTTTGCATTGCTGACGGTGCTGTTGGGTGTTCGGGCGGGCCGCCGTGTTGCGGAGACGTCGCACGCGCTGCTGGGCACGTTCGCGTCACTGGCCACTTTCGGGGCTGCGTCGCTGGTGGTCACTCTTTCGGCGTTGCATCCGGTCGCGCATCCCTCACTCTGGCAGGGCACGCTGTTGCCGACAGTCGTTTTTGCGGTCGGCCTCCTCATTGGCAGCCAGGTGGTGAACACGAGGAGTCGAGCTGTTGGGCCGGTGCGTCGTTGGGTTCTTGGATGGCCGGCTCAGGTGCGCACAATTGTTGCCACGTCGCTGCGGGGCGGCGCAATCGCGGCTGCCGGGTTGTTGACGGTCGCCTCAATTGCCACAATGCTGGCGATAATCACTTCGTATGCCGAAATTATCAGGCTCTATGAGGCATTGCATACCGAAGTGCTGGGGGGAATCGCGGTAACGCTCGGCCAAATTGCGCTCTTGCCGAACATTATTGTGTGGGCTGCGTCGTGGCTGGTGGGGCCCGGCTTCGCCATCGGCACTGGTTCGACAGTGTCACCGTTGGCTACGTCGCTGGGGCCAATTCCGGCGATCCCCGTGCTTGGTGCTCTGCCCACGGGCGACTTTGCATTTGGCTTTGCCGGATTGCTTGCCCCTGTGCTTGTCGGATTCTTGGTTGCGGCAGTATTGGGGCCGCGAATTGCGGGCGAGTTGCGTCGCCGCGAACTCGCGATTGTGGCTGTGGGGATCGGCCTGACGGCGGCAACCATTATCGGCTTGCTCGTGTGGGCATCGGCAGGGTCTGCGGGCCCTGGTCGGCTCAATGATGTTGGTCCGCAGCCCTGGGTGGTCACCCTGTGGGCTTTCGTTGAGTTCAGTGTCGCTGCCGGCCTCGGTCTGTTGACCTCAGCACGCCCTGAGCGGGCAGATGACGGGTTCATGCAGCGCTAG